A segment of the Pseudoalteromonas sp. DL-6 genome:
GTCGCAGTTGCTAATGCCATAGAGAGTGATCATAAATCTACTTCTTTTTGATAATAGTTAATAAGGTATCTACACCTGCATTGACCTGCGGGTGAGAATAATGAAAAGTGCCTAAATCGTGGCCATTGAGAATAATAAGGCTGGCTAAAATAGGCGCATCGAGTTCACGCAAATCAAAATAAGCAAGCCGTTGGCCTTTGGTTATTTTGCTGCCATTAAGCTGGGCAATATGAGTATGTGTGAGAGTTTGCGAATCAGGAACGGCTAAGTTTATTAATACTTTTAAGCCATTTTTAGCTTTTAGAATAAATTCGCACCCGCCGCTTTTAACTTGCAACAAAGTCCCATTAAATGGCGCTAACACTTTATGGCTTGATAAACTGACAATAATCCCTGGACCTAAAGTTCCAAAGCGGAAAAAAGCTTCAGGGTGGGCGTCCATTGGCATCACTTTGCCACTGAATGGACTCGTTATTTGTATTGCGCTTCGGCCAATTTTATTTTTAGTTAAATAGCTAACGTCTTCAGATTTCATTATTAATTAAGTTACCACGTTGTAGCCATCGGCTTTAAGAGCAGCGATTGCTTTGTTGACCGTTTGTTTTTTTACTAAAATATAGTCGGTGTCGTAGGTTGAAATTGAAAAAATCGATATGCCAGCTCTTGCTAACACCCCTGAAATATTTGCCATGATACCGGTTAACGAAAACCCTAAGGGGCCAATTACTTCCAGTGCTTGCCAATTTGACTCTGTATCTTGGCTGTCAATTATAAACTCATCAGGGCAGACAACCGACAGTTCATCGTGCGTTTTTGAAATAAAAAACAATGGTTGTTTTAACAGTGCAGGGGGAATGTCAGCATCAAGCGCTAAACTATGAATTGATAAAACAGTACTGTGTAGTTGTAGTGTTTGTTTTGACATAAAACCCATCGCTAGCAGCAATATAATAGCTTTATAGTATAGAGTATTGAATCTAAATTAAAGGCTCAAACTTAGCCGTTGTTAAAGTTTTTACTAATTAAAAAATAATTGTCCACAATTTCTGTGGATAAGCTTGGGGGTTGTAAGGTATAAATAGCCTAACCTATTAATAATTAATTAAAAATTGGCTAGGCTATAAAAGGCACATGTAAATGAAAGGGGTTAATTAAGTGCCTCAACTTGTGCTGCTTGTATGGCTGTCAAAGCAATGGTGTACACTATGTCGTCGACTAATGCGCCACGGCTTAAGTCGTTAACCGGTTTACGCATCCCTTGTAACATAGGACCAATACTGATCAAATCAGCGCTTCGCTGTACTGCTTTATAGGTGGTGTTGCCGGTATTTAAATCAGGGAATATAAACACCGTTGCTTTGCCCGCAACAGGGCTGTTTGGTGCTTTTTTAATTGCTACACTTTCCATAATTGCCGCATCGTACTGTAGTGGCCCATCGATAATTAGATCAGGGCGCTTTTGCTGGGCAAGCTTAGTTGCCGCTCGCACTTTTTCTACATCAGCCCCACTGCCTGAATCACCCGTACTGTAACTTATCATGGCTACGCGAGGCTCAATGCCAAATGCCGCTGCTGAGTCGGCAGATTGAATTGCAATGTCGGCCAGTTGTTCGGCATTAGGATCGGGATTAATTGCGCAATCACCATAAACCAGTACCTGATCAGGCAATAGCATAAAGAACACAGATGACACTAATGATGAACCTGGCGCGGTTTTAATTAACTGTAACGGTGGGCGAATGGTATTGGCAGTGGTGTTTACCGCACCCGATACCAGACCATCGACTTTTCCTTGCTCTAGCATCATGGTGCCAAGTACCACGTGATCTTGTAGCTGCTCTTTGGCTATTACGTCAGTAAGGCCTTTATTTTTACGGATTTCCACCATAGGTGCCACGTAGCCATTTATAATACTGCTTGGTTCAACAACGGTTACATGCTCGTTGAGCTCAATGCCTTGTTGCTCTGCAATACGTAATATTTCATCACGGTCACCCAATAAAATAGTTTTAGCAATGCCGCGCTGGCCACAAATAGCGGCTGCTTTAATGGTTCTAGGTTCGTTACCTTCAGGTAGTACAATTGTTTTATCGGCTTTGCGGGCTTTTTCAGTTAATAAGTATCTAAAAGCAGGAGGGGATAGTTTACGCGTTTTCCCCACACTTTTAGCTAAGCTGTCTAACCAATCAGAATCTATATATTCTGCATTATGATCTTTTACTTTTTCAATGCGTTGTTCATCATCGCTTGGCACTTCTAGGTTAAAGTTATGCAGCAATAATGAGGTACGCCAAGTATCGCCTTCGGTTGCTAAAATAGGCAGACCTGTTTGCATGGCCTGTTCGCATAACGCCATAATACGCGGCTCAGGCTCAAAGCCACCGGTGAGCAAAATAGCACCTAGTTTGGTACCGTTCATAGCAGACAAACAGGCTGCTACCAGTATATCTGAGCGATCGCCTGGGGTAACTAGCAATGCACCTGGGGTAAAATAATTTAAAATATTGGATACTGTGCGTGCACAAAAAGTAATGCGTCTAAGACGACGGTGCACCATATCGCCTTCGTTAATAATAGTGGCTTTTAAATAAGCACTTAAATCTTTAACGCGCGGCGCTACTAGCTCAAAGTCCCATGGAATTGCACCAAGTAACATAAAAGGATTTTTTCTAAAAATAGGTAAAGAGGCTAGGCGATTAAGCTCGTTATCCAGTGCTTCTGGCTTGTAAGTATCGACTAAATCAGCGCGAGCGCGACCTTCTTCATCTAGAGGAGCATTTACTTTGTTGAAAATACAACCCAGCACACGAGGGTGATCAATGCCACCGTAATTTCCGGCAGCAATTTCAAGGCGATCTTCAATTTGGGTAATACTGTAATTTCCAGGAGTAAGCACAAATACAATATCGGCCCCTAAGGTTTGTGCAATTTCACGGTTTATGCGACCCGCATAAGGTTGGCGACGAGTAGGCACCATTCCTTCGATTATGGCCACTTCGTCATCGTTTATTTTACTTTGAAAACGTTCAACAATTTCCTCTAATAAATCATCACCTTTACCATCGCCAATCATTTGCTCTGCGTAATCGAGTGCAAACGGTGTTGGCGGATTAATTGGTGAGCCTTGAGTGACAATTTGAGTAGACTTTTCAGGGCCAGTTTCGCCTGCGCGCGGTTGGGCGATAGGTTTAAAAAAATTAACCTTAACCGTCTTTTGTTCCAGCGCTCTTACTAAACCAACTGATACTGAGGTTAAACCTACCCCTGTAGAGATAGGAACCAACATAATACGACGAGCCATATTATAACTCCTTGCTGATGTTTGCGGCATCAAGTGCAATAACCCATTCTTCGTTGGTTGGCATAACCACCGCTTTGCTTGTTGAATTGGTGGTACTAATTAATCCAGCTTGGCCAAACCGTGCATCAAGGTTTGCTTGAGGGTCTAAATTGATACCTAAAAAGGCTAACTGTGTGAGTACTTTTTCTCGAATGATATCGGAATTCTCGCCAATCCCACCGGTAAAAATAACTGCATCTAATTTTTGTAGCGGTACCATATAGGCGGCTATTTGTTTTGCTAAGCGGTAGCAAAACATATTAAGTGCCAGCATGGCTTGCGAGTTGCCAGCAATAGCAGCCTCTTCAATAGTACGGCAATCGTTTGATAACTCGCTTATTCCTAATAAGCCACTCTTTTGATTTAGCAGGTCATCAATTTGCTGCGCAGTGTAATCAAGCTGTGTGGTTAAAAAGTTAAACAAGCCTGGGTCAATGTCGCCACAACGCGTACCCATAACTAGTCCTTCAAGTGGGGTTAAGCCCATACTGGTATCGACACTTTTTCCGTTTTTAATCGCACACACAGAGCAACCATTACCTAAGTGGGCGCTAATAAAGTTACTTTCTTCAACAGGTAAAGACAACATTTTAGCGGTTTGACCCGCCACATAAAAATGGCTGGTGCCATGAAATCCATAGCGCCTAACCCCAAAGTCTTTATAAAGCTTATAAGGAAGGGCATATAGATAAGCAACTTCATCCATGGTCTGATGAAATGCCGTATCAAACACGGCTATTTGTGGTAAATCTTTAAATGATGCTTGTGCAGATGAAATACCCAGTAAATTAGCATGGCCATGTAAAGGAGCTAATGTGGCTGCTTGGGTAATACCTGAAATGACGTTTTCGTCGATTAACACAGATTGGGTAAAATGCTCGCCGCCATGAACTACACGATGACCCACTGCCACTAATTGCTCGTCTAGGTTGTGATCTTTTATTAAATCAACCAGCGTATCAATTGCATGAGCATGTGCTTGATTAGCAGCAAGCTTGATAGTGGTTTTTTCTCCCTTGAACTTATATTTGATTGAGGGAGCATCATCACCTAGGCGCTCAGCTAAACCTGAAATAATGTCGTTTCCTGTGCTTGCATCAATAATCGCAAACTTCAGACTTGAGCTTCCACAATTGAGTACCAAAACATGGTTTGGATTATTTAGGAGTGTTGGCATAGATTCATTTTCCATTTAAGTATTAATCAGTACACTTGGTTGATGTATAAGCCCTGTAGGCTCAAATGAGTGTAGACTAAAGTGTAGTTGACTTTATTGAAAGGGCTTTGTGAAATTCTTTCGATAATTTATGCTTTTTGTGAGTTTTACTTATGAAATTAAGCATTTTTACCGATAAAGTGAAAGCAGCTATAATTGTGTTACACTTTTATAGGTATTACGTTTGTTGAAGTGTTACAAACCGTGACGGTGAGGATTTATTAATGCAAAAAAGTGTGATGTCGCAAGTTCAATTAGGGCGTTCTTATGCTAAAACGTGGCCAATGCGTAAAGAGGTTGCGCCATTATTTGCAGAATTTAAAGTGATCAGAGCCACTGAGCTTGCGATTACAGTAATGCCAATATTAGCCATGCTGACCCTGTTTTTTCAGATTAATTACTTAGGCTCGGATTTTCTGCCCCAAGCGATTGCCAGTAGTCTGTTTTTTATCTCGTTGCCATTGCAAGGGCTTTTATGGTTGGGTAAACGTGCACAAACTGAATTAGAGCCCGCTATGCTGCAATGGTATAACGAGTTATTTGCAAAAATGGTTGCTAACGGTTATGACGCGCAAATGGGGAAAAACAAGCCCCGCTATTTGGAGCTTGCCGAATTACTAAAAGATATGTTCGATAAAATGGATAAAACGTTTACTAAAGAGCAGTTTTAGTAAATTGCGTGACATAAAATGACAAGGTGACGCTATGCTGTTGTTTTTGCTCAAGTGCTTGCCAATGTTCTGGCCTGAACTTCCACGCAAATGGTGTCATCATAATTAAGTTTTTAACATCGTTAAATGTAAGCGATACCTGCTCTGTGATTAATTGTTGCGATGTATTTTCAAAGCCCGCAGGTGCTGCTATTTCAGTGTGTTCGTTTACGTTGCTATAAATATAATCTTTTAGTTCTTTCAAGTGAGTTGGGCCTGGGCTTGCCACAATTAAGCGACCGTTATTTTTAATCAGACGCGCAAGTTCACTGTCAAATAAAGGCGCAAATACACTAACTAATACGTCAGCAAGCTGATCATCAAAAGGCGCTTGGCTGATTGAAGCAACGCTAAAATGGCATTGTTTGTAACGTTTTGCAGCATACTTTACTGCCGACTTTGATATATCAACACCATATACGTTAGCTTGGCTGCTGTTAGCAATGGCATGAGTATAAAACCCTTCACCACACCCCAAATC
Coding sequences within it:
- a CDS encoding acetate kinase; this encodes MPTLLNNPNHVLVLNCGSSSLKFAIIDASTGNDIISGLAERLGDDAPSIKYKFKGEKTTIKLAANQAHAHAIDTLVDLIKDHNLDEQLVAVGHRVVHGGEHFTQSVLIDENVISGITQAATLAPLHGHANLLGISSAQASFKDLPQIAVFDTAFHQTMDEVAYLYALPYKLYKDFGVRRYGFHGTSHFYVAGQTAKMLSLPVEESNFISAHLGNGCSVCAIKNGKSVDTSMGLTPLEGLVMGTRCGDIDPGLFNFLTTQLDYTAQQIDDLLNQKSGLLGISELSNDCRTIEEAAIAGNSQAMLALNMFCYRLAKQIAAYMVPLQKLDAVIFTGGIGENSDIIREKVLTQLAFLGINLDPQANLDARFGQAGLISTTNSTSKAVVMPTNEEWVIALDAANISKEL
- a CDS encoding ACT domain-containing protein yields the protein MSKQTLQLHSTVLSIHSLALDADIPPALLKQPLFFISKTHDELSVVCPDEFIIDSQDTESNWQALEVIGPLGFSLTGIMANISGVLARAGISIFSISTYDTDYILVKKQTVNKAIAALKADGYNVVT
- the pta gene encoding phosphate acetyltransferase, giving the protein MARRIMLVPISTGVGLTSVSVGLVRALEQKTVKVNFFKPIAQPRAGETGPEKSTQIVTQGSPINPPTPFALDYAEQMIGDGKGDDLLEEIVERFQSKINDDEVAIIEGMVPTRRQPYAGRINREIAQTLGADIVFVLTPGNYSITQIEDRLEIAAGNYGGIDHPRVLGCIFNKVNAPLDEEGRARADLVDTYKPEALDNELNRLASLPIFRKNPFMLLGAIPWDFELVAPRVKDLSAYLKATIINEGDMVHRRLRRITFCARTVSNILNYFTPGALLVTPGDRSDILVAACLSAMNGTKLGAILLTGGFEPEPRIMALCEQAMQTGLPILATEGDTWRTSLLLHNFNLEVPSDDEQRIEKVKDHNAEYIDSDWLDSLAKSVGKTRKLSPPAFRYLLTEKARKADKTIVLPEGNEPRTIKAAAICGQRGIAKTILLGDRDEILRIAEQQGIELNEHVTVVEPSSIINGYVAPMVEIRKNKGLTDVIAKEQLQDHVVLGTMMLEQGKVDGLVSGAVNTTANTIRPPLQLIKTAPGSSLVSSVFFMLLPDQVLVYGDCAINPDPNAEQLADIAIQSADSAAAFGIEPRVAMISYSTGDSGSGADVEKVRAATKLAQQKRPDLIIDGPLQYDAAIMESVAIKKAPNSPVAGKATVFIFPDLNTGNTTYKAVQRSADLISIGPMLQGMRKPVNDLSRGALVDDIVYTIALTAIQAAQVEALN
- the rlmA gene encoding 23S rRNA (guanine(745)-N(1))-methyltransferase — protein: MSLHYHCPICKQPLALDDKTLRCDNKHSFDFAKEGYVNLLPVQNKNSKQPGDSLEMVQARRSFLEQGYYGFLQTALANIVKPLNAEIVIDLGCGEGFYTHAIANSSQANVYGVDISKSAVKYAAKRYKQCHFSVASISQAPFDDQLADVLVSVFAPLFDSELARLIKNNGRLIVASPGPTHLKELKDYIYSNVNEHTEIAAPAGFENTSQQLITEQVSLTFNDVKNLIMMTPFAWKFRPEHWQALEQKQQHSVTLSFYVTQFTKTAL
- a CDS encoding PTS glucose transporter subunit IIA → MKSEDVSYLTKNKIGRSAIQITSPFSGKVMPMDAHPEAFFRFGTLGPGIIVSLSSHKVLAPFNGTLLQVKSGGCEFILKAKNGLKVLINLAVPDSQTLTHTHIAQLNGSKITKGQRLAYFDLRELDAPILASLIILNGHDLGTFHYSHPQVNAGVDTLLTIIKKK
- the yfbV gene encoding terminus macrodomain insulation protein YfbV; translation: MQKSVMSQVQLGRSYAKTWPMRKEVAPLFAEFKVIRATELAITVMPILAMLTLFFQINYLGSDFLPQAIASSLFFISLPLQGLLWLGKRAQTELEPAMLQWYNELFAKMVANGYDAQMGKNKPRYLELAELLKDMFDKMDKTFTKEQF